Genomic window (Thermococcus sp.):
CTTCGTGTAGGCGACACCAACATGGCCGGCGAACTTCATTGGATAACCGAAGAGCGGGTACAGGAAGATGTTGTGTAGCACTATGGAGTGCAGTCCCTTGCTCGCGGGTGCCTTCACTATCTCCTCGAAGTAGCTTCCTGTCTCGGTGCACGGCTCGAAGAAGCCTCCCCCTGCATAACCCTCGCATCCCTGTGCGATTTCCTCAAGGGTGTAGGGTCCAAAGACGCTGGCGTTGCTGACACTCCAGCTGTCAACGAGCGGGCCGAGGAGGTGAACGTTTATGTCACCCGGCTGATCCCACATCAGGTCTGTGACTATGACCCCGTTCTCGTGCTCACTGTTGAAGTAGAAGAACCTCCAGTCACCGGTCTCGTATCTCCATCCCCAGTCGTAGACGCCGTAGACGTAGGAGTTGTCGTAGAGGCCGTTGCTTGTCCTGTTCTCTCCACCAAAGGCGAAGTCCGCGCTCGGAGAGGCGACGACAACGCTCACAGGTATTGTCGACTCGTGGTTGCCGTACTTAACGTAGATTGCCCCCTCGTAGATTCCGTAGGGTGTGTCTTTCGGAAGGGTTATCGTGGCGGTGAATGTGAGCTTTCCGGTGAAGTTGGTCGTGAAGCTCTGCTTTCCGTTGACCGTGACCCACTTCCAGGGCTCGCGCTTGAAGAACTCAACCTTTATGGTCGCCGGATAGTTCTCGTCCGGGTAGACCCTGAGGAGGACGAGCCTGCCGTTGGCCCTCTTGAGCGGATCGTGGACGGTGAACGAGACTATGTTGCCCTCCTTGCCGTCATCGTTAACGCGGGTCATCTCTCCTGTGGTCGGGTCATAGAAGTAGACTCTGACGAACGGGTTGGCAAAGTAGGTCGAGTACATCGTTACCTTCATCAGTTCTGCATCAGACGGTATGTACGGGGTCAGGTCGATCCAGACGCTACTCTCATTGCTGACGTTGACGTTGAAGTCCTGTTCGCCTATCTTTTCAAAGACCATTGGCTCAACGGTGACCTTCTTTATGAAGCCGTAGTTGGTCAGCGTGAAGGTCTTGCTGGCACTTTCTCCCGGATACATCACGTTCGGGAATGCCGGATAGTCGGTCTTGCCCGGCTGCCAGCTCGTGGGCTGTATGAGGATTCCGTTCTTGCCGAGTGCCAGCTCAACTGCTCTTGTCGCGTTGAGGTAGCCAGCACCCTGTCTGAAGACGTCGGTGTTTATGTTCTCTGCGGAACTCTTGAGGATGTCCCTAACTAGATCACTGGTTGGCCAAGTACCGTGAGCCTTGTAGTAGGCCTCGTAGACGAGAGCCGTTATCCCAGCCGCGACCGGGGTTGCCATCGAGGTTCCGCTGAAGAGCCACTGGGCGTACATTCCGTTGAGGTGGTAATTGACGTAGTCAGCCTCGGCACCGTAGGCACCCGTGGCAAGGACATCGTCCTTGGCCTGTCCGAGACCGTTAGGCCCACCGTCTGACCAGCCGATGACGTCGCCAAATGCAACCTCACCGCTGTCCCATCCAAGCGGGACGCGATAGCCACTGTCAGTTGCTGCTCCAACGGTTATAACACCCGGAGAGGCACCCTCGTCAGTCACGGTTCCGTATCCCGGTCCACCGTTTCCAGCCGCGTAGAGAATGGCCACGTGCGGGGCGAAGTAGTGGGTCAAGTAGTAGAGGAACCTGTCGTCATAGTTGAAGCCCTTAGTTATCGTGTAGGAGTTTCCGTAGCTGTTACTGACCACCTGGGCCTCATCGCCCGTATCCGGGATGCCATCGTAACCGGAGGTCGCGAAGAACATCGCGCTCATCCAGTCAACGCTGGAAGTCCATGTCGTGAGCAGTGGGACTGCCATTATCTTCGCACCAGGAGCAGTTCCGTAGATTGGGTACTCCTCTCCAGGCTGGGCTGGGACGTACATTATACCAGAGAATTTGATTCCATCGTAGTATACTCTGTCCCCTCTAGCAGCTGCAGAGGACGCACATCCGGTTCCGTGCGGTATGCCGAAGTAATCAATCATGAATGCTACCAGACTTCCCGCCTCAGGAACCTTGAATGGTATGCCCATGTCTGCGAGGTGCCACCTCTGGTAGTAGATGTCCGAATAGGGTATCGGCTTCTGGCCGTCGGCTATGTAGTAGACGAGACCACCCGAGATGTCAGGCAACCCGTCGCCGTTCAAGTCCCAGGCAACGACTGGGTTGTCCTTACCATGACCGACGTCGTCGTTGAAGTCAACGAACATTCCAAAGTCGGTCGTGAGTGAGACGTAAACCTCGTCGTACTTACCGGGCTCGTTTGGATCGGCCGTTAGAACGTTCGGAGCGAGATAGAAGTTGTTCATGAAGGCCAGGAACAGGTCTGGATGGAACCCAAGGTGAACCTCACCGCTCTTGAGCGGGACGTTGAGGTTGTTGTCCATCGGGAGCCTGACGCCGAAGATTGGGAGGTAGTACGTGCTGTTTCCAATGGGTATGGCTATGACAGGTATCGCCATGTATCCATCGCCGATGACTTCAGTTCCGTTCATTGGGGAGGGAACATCCGCGAGGTCTATGAGTGACGGGATCAGGAATGGGAGGTTGAAGCCATAGCCAGTGTAGTCGTAAACCATCCCTATACCTCTGTTAAACCTCCTGACCGAGACGTTGAATGTTCCAAGGTCGAGGACTGTGGGTATTCCTATGTCGGGCATTGAGTCCGTGGCGTTTATGTGGAGGTACTGGACGGTGAAGTTCGCAAGGGCGGTCTGGTTCTCCTCAAGCTCGCTCAGGGTCTGGTAGAGGTAGTCGGCACTGAAGAGAACAAGATTGCCACCCTTCTTGAGGTAGCTGGCTATAACTTCGGTGTCATTTCCAATGAACGACTCATTGTCCTCACCGGTGAACATTATGACGAGGTCGTAGTTGCTGAAGGTGTCATTTGGAAGGCCCTCACCGGCGGGGATGGTTATCCTGTCGTATGGAATGCCGAGAGCGTCGAGGGCCTCGTAGTAGTACTTCTCAAAGTCAAGGTAGTTGCCACCGTTGTTCTGGCCACCGTCGTCGTCAACGACGAGAACCCTGCTTATTCCTCCGCTCTTCGAGGCGACCCAGTTGAGTATGTCAGCGAGAACCTTTACCCTGTCTGACTTGTTCGGTATGCTGGCCAGGCTCATCCCAGAGAAGACGACGCTGTAGTTGTAGGTTGAGTTGTAGTAACCAACTATGTAAGGAGCACTGAGGATTGTATAGAACCCTGTGAGATAGGAAGTGTTGGCGTACTCGTTCATGAAGCCGTAGTTAAAGAGGGCATCCGGAAACGCCGTGCCGAAGGCCAAGTACTGGAAGAGGCTTCCTGGGTCGTACATTATGGGCCATCCGTAGTAGGGTGAGTCCTTGTTGGTGTCCACAGCATAAGCATCCATTAAGGCTGGATTGCCGAAGTCAACGCCAGTATCGAGGATTGCAATCTTAACACCGCTACCGTTGATGTCGTACTTCTTCCAAGCGTTCATGGCACCGTTGTGCTTGACGACGTACATGTCGTCTGGCTCAAGCCTCGGAGTTTTGGAGGCCTCGGACTTGAGAACCGGAACCTTGGTGTTGAGGAGGCTCTTCCTGTCAATTAGCTCCCACGGGAGCTTGTCCTTCTTACCGTAAAGGGAGCTTATGAACTTCCTGTGGGCGCTTATCTGATTGAGCTTTACCTGAAGCTCTGGATACTGTTTTGCAAGCTTCTCAAAGCTTTGCATAAGCTCCATTGCGCTTATAGTCTCCACTGACCCAGAGCCCACTAACTCTGGCTTAACCACGTCAATCGTCTTAACATCAGGAATGCTAGCGAGCTTTATGAGAAGTGCATCGCTCCTCTCGCCAACGGGTACCATTATGTTGTAGACGTAAAAGCCATCGATGTTCGCGTATCCAAAGACCTTGACGCCCCTTGGAACCTGCACTTCCCCGGTGGCAACGAAATACGCTGGAACGTACTGCTCTCCCTTGATCGTCTTGATTAGGTCAGGCTGTTCGCCCTTTACTGCCTTAAGGAGCACGGGATTTATTTTTTCCTGAGGTGCCACTGCACTCTGGGAAGTTCCACCCTTCAGTATCTTAGGTGACGGAGCATAAGCGGCTGTCGTACTCTGGGGCACTGAACCGCTCGTGGCCAGAGCCGGCACCGTAAGTGGCACCAGCGAGGCCACCATCAACAGGGCGATTAACACGCCCAACGCTTTCCTGTTCATTTTAAACCACCTCTGCCTATGGTAGGACTACTAACCACTAGAAACCTAGGCAGTCTCCGATATAAATATTTCGACTTGAGTATACAAGAAAATGTTCTAGAAGACGCTTGTGGACTTCAAGGAACTTCCTGTAACGGGAGCCAAAGACTTTTTAACTCATTGTGGAAAAACAGGCCGTCGTGAGAAACAGGTGATGAGCATGAAAACTGTCAAAGTCGTAGCTCTCATAGTTGTCATAGCCCTCATAGGACTTGGCATTAACAAGGTGGTTCAGCACTACCAGGGCGGGGAGATATATGAGGCAGCAAACAAAGCTTACGGCCTTCTCGTTAAGGGCTTCAACGTCACAGTCCATATAGAGACCGTTGACGGCAAAAACATCACCGGAACGCTCCTCAGCGTCAGGGGTTCAACGATAACGGTCGTAATCAAAGGAACTCCAATGACAGTTGGGGGACCGGAGGCGACTAAGGAAGAGGTAAAGGCAAGGCTGATAAGGATTGAGCACCACGGCAAGGTCTACCTCTACGAGGTTCCACCGATGGAGGGGATTGGAGAAAAGGTGTTCTCCTCCTTGATTCCCAAGGGCAAGGTTTACTCTGTCAGGTTTTCGGGGAAGATATACGTTGAGGGCAACGTCTCCCCCATAACCATCGGAAAGCTGAAATACAGGGCCGACTACCTGACCTACGGTTCGCTCACAATAAACCAGTTCTCGTCGAGGGGGGCAATTCTAACCGCCAACATGGTGCCGGTCCAGTACCTCCTGAATGACCTCAAGGATTATCGCGTTTTTGCCTACGGGATTCTCTACGTCAACTCGGAGGAGAGGAACATGCCCCTCAAGATTATAGAGGTGAGGGCGGGATGAGTGACCTGCCCCACCTAATACCCCTCTTCTTCATGCTCTACGTTGCCCTCGGACTGGCCGAGCCCAAGACGATAGCGGTGAGCGTTGCCTTTGCCATCTTCATAGCCTGGGGAATCGAGAGGGGAAAGAATGTCGAATGGAAGGACTACGGGCTTGATGTTGAGGATAAGTACATCGTCTGGGCCTTCTGGCTCTCCCTCGCGATAGTCGGTCTTCAGATTGGCATGCTCCACAAGGTTCCCCTCCTGAACCCCGCCGTGCGGACGAACCTGAACCCAAGGCTCACCGCCCTCACTTACTTCCTCGGCGTCCCGTCGTCGGTCTACCTCTTTATGAAGGGCAGGCGCTACTCCCTGCTCTACCCGGTTGTAGTGGCCCTCTATGCCTACAGAACACCAGTCGTTGTTTCAGCTCTCGCCCTTGGCATAGCATACTACCGGGAGAGAAACCTCCCCGGGAAGAAAAGCCTGCTCGCCCTGTCCGGGATAGCGGGAGGGGGCCTGCTCCTCTTCCTCCTCGTGACGTTCCTGAGGGGTAACGGGCTTTCCAGTCTCTGGACCAGAATCCAGAGCACCGTCTCGGTTCTCGACGTCATAGTGTGGCGGGGAGGGTGGAGCGGTTACTACAAGGGTGCACTCCAGTGGGCGGGGATGAAGTCATACCTCGGACACGGCTACGCCCCCAGGGGACTTGTTGCAAAGTTCCTTTACGTCCACACAGGGGCAACTATAACACCAACTCTCTTGGGCGGGATGTACCTGGACTTTGGGGTCTTCGCTCTCATCGAGGGCTTTCTCCTGGGCCTTTACTACGGCATGCTGACCAAGGCTGAGCACCCAATAACGAAGGCCCTCTACTATTCCACCTTAGCTTACGGTATCGTGGGCGTTGAGACTGGACTCCTCGACCTACCGGTCTATGCCCTCTTCCTTCTGGCAGTTTACATACTCTATCGCGGGTGGAGGGTCGTCCGTGAGGGCTGAGAACCTTTTCTGGTCCATAGCCCTCCTCTACCTCCTCCTTGCGTTTCTCTCGAAGTTTATCTTCCCGGAACTTGGAAGGCCCGGGCTGTTGCCCCTAGCTTACGCCCTTGCCTTTCTCGCCTCGATGGCCCTGGGATTTTTTATATCGGAAAGGATTCCCGAGAAGGTGAGGGGGACAACCTACCTTTCCCTCTTTTCAGCCGTTCTTCTCGCGACCAGTCCGGTTATCTTCCTGATATCGCTTCCCATGTTTTTCCTCCTTGCCTTTTTCGTGCTCTGCGAATCCTATACCCTGCTAAAAAAGTCCCTTTACGCCCTCGGAATCACCCTCCTCATCCTGCTTCCCCTCTCAGGGGTTTTTCTGGCCGGTGTTCCCATTATGGAACCGGCAAGCAGGTTTTCAAGATTTAGGTTTCTGTATCTTGCCTCGGGCTACGTCGTGGTCGTTCTGCTCTCGGCTAAGCCAGACTGGAGGGTTCTCCTCTGGGGGATTACCATAGGGATCATCTCGACCTTCAGGACGGTTGTTTTGGGAGTTGCGCTGGCCTACACCTTCGGTCTGCTCCTTGAAAGAAAACGGCCGAGGCCCGGCCCGCTCATTGCGATAACCCTCGGGCTTGCTCTGGCCCTAGTCGTCAGGTATCACGCCACCCTTTCCAGTTACTCCACGTGGCATCTGGGCATAGCTGAGAGCATCCTCTACAGGCCGGGGGTTACCTATACTGTCTACGAGAGGCTTTTCAACCTCGGCTTTCCATGGGGAAAGGGATGGATACTCATCTCCAGCAATCCAAAGCTTTACGTTGGCCATCTCTTTGGAAGGGACGTTGGCTACACCTACACCCTCTTCGGCCAGCCCGCTTACGACCTCGGCCTCCTCGGGCCCGTCGAGGGTCTAATCCTTGGAATGGCCCTAAGAGACTCCATAAGGATGAAAGAGACAACTGTAATGGGCCTAACCCTCCTCAGCCTGGCGGTTCCGATAGGGTTGGACGCCTTCTTTTTCTCGGCATTGATGGCCATTGCCTCAATCCCAACGGAGGTGGTATCTTGCAGGACAAGAAGGCTCTGTCAATAGTGGTCTTTGGGGTGGCTCTCGCGCTCTCGCTCGTGACATTTCCCCCCTGGGACACCCTGACCTACGATGGGGCCCTCTACATCGACATAGCCAGGAACCTCGCGAAGAGCCCGGCGAACTTCACATACCAGGGTGTTTACATGATGTATCGTCCCCCATTCTATCCATACACACTCTCCCTCTTCTTCCACTTCCTCCACGATCCGCTCAATCAGCTTAAGGTTGCTAGGCTCGTCTCGGCAATCTTCTTCTCGCTCACGGCCGTCCTGACCTTCCTGCTCGCTCTGGAGTTGCTTAAGGACGGGAAAAAGGCCCTAATGGCCTCGGCGTTTTTCATCCTCAATCCCCTTGCCTTCACCATGGGGACGAGGGAGCTCGTCCACAGCGAGTTCACCTTCTTCTATACTTTGGCCGTTTACCTCCTCTACACGGGAAAACGAAAAAGGGAAGGGATTAGAATTTATTTAGCCTTCCTCTCGGCGGGCCTCGCGATACTTACCAGATACACAGGCCTCTCCATAGTGGGGGTCTTTCTCCTCTACCTCTGGCTGACCGAATACTGGGAATGGACAAAGAGGCGCGAATACTGGCTGGGCTTTGGAGTTCTGGCCCTCACCCTTGCCCCCTGGCTCTACCTCGGCCACCTTCACTACGGGGGCTTTTTAAGGCCCTTCGAAGTTGCCTCCCGCGTCGTTACCCTCGACAGGCCCATTGACGTCTCGACCTACTTCAAGTGGCTCGAAAAAGACCTTGGAAGGAGTTTCCTCGTCCTTGTTTTCTTCGGCCTCATAAGGTTGAGACAGGACGAGGAGGGCTGGCTGATTCTCAGCTGGTTCTCCGTCGGTTTGCTCGGCATACTCACAGTAACCCACAAGGAAACGCGGTTCATAACTTTCCTCTCCCCGGTCATGGCAATTCTCGCCTTCAAGGGTGTCGAGTTGATGATTGAAGCGACCGAAAAAGCCCTCCCAACGAGGATAAACCCAAAGGAATGGAAAAAGCCCGCAGTTCTCGCGCTGTCACTTCTCCTCCTCATCCCAGTTGGCCTCAACGCGGTTCACCTGAAGGAGCGCTGGAACGCTGTGGGACAGTACGATTCAAGGGTGCTTAGGTATTCGAGTGAACACTACACCGGAAGTGAGCTTCTGGTGTCCCCCTACCTTTACACGATGGCAGGCTTCTATTATCCCGGAGCCCACGTTGAGATGATACTTAAGAAGAAAAGTGTCGAGGAGAAGATAGCTAAAGCCGAATACGATGTGATAATCCACAAGGACCCCAACACATACCTCAACATCCTCACGAGCGGTAACTACGTCCTCGTGAAGGAGTTCTACGGCGGGAAGTTCAAGGTGTTCGTGGCAAAGAGACTCCTCTGATAGCCTGAATCCCCCCAGTTTCTAAATGGACATGTTTTTCCCAATTTTCATTTCTATGCATCAAAGAACAGCACTGTATAGTTAATTTTAAAAACGACCGCTCGATATATCACCCGCAGTAATTAAACGGAGGTAATCGCCATGAGCGAATACAGGTTTATAAAGTGGTTCGAGGAGCTCAGCAAGAAGGACGTTCCCCTCGTGGGTGGAAAGGGTGCAAACCTCGGCGAGCTCACCAACGCCGGAATACCAGTTCCGCCCGGGTTCTGTGTTACCGCCGAGGCCTACAAGTACTTCGTCGAGAACGTCAAGCTTAACAAAGGTGACATCGAAAGGATAATGGGAGAAAAAGCCAAGAGCGGCGTTCTCACAGAGGTTCTTGAGGAGGCCTCTGATGAGCCAAGACCACTTCAGGACTGGATTATGGACATAGTCAGCAGAACTAACGTTGACGACAGCAGAGAGCTCCTTGACAACACCGCCGTTATTAGGGAGCTAATAGAGAGCATCCCAATGCCCGAAGAGATAAAGACCGAGGTTCTGGATGCATACCACAAACTCAGCCAGAGGTTCGGGAAGGAAGCCGTTTACGTCGCCGTTCGCTCCTCAGCTACCGCTGAAGACCTTCCAGAGGCGAGTTTCGCCGGCCAGCAGGAGACATACTTGGATGTCTACGGTGATGACGACGTTATAGACAAGGTCAAGAAGTGCTGGGCTTCACTCTGGACCGCTCGCGCTACCTTCTACCGGGCCAAGCAAGGCTTCGACCACAGGAAGGTCTACCTCTCAGCTGTCGTCCAGAAGATGGTTAACAGCGAGACCAGCGGTGTTATGTTTACAGCGAACCCTGTCACCAACGACAGGAACGAGATAATGATTAACGCCGCTTGGGGACTTGGCGAGGCCGTCGTCAGCGGTGCCGTTACTCCAGATGAATATATCGTCGAGAAGGGCACCTGGAAGATAAAAGAAAAGTATATCGCCAAGAAGGAAGTCATGTACATCCGCAACCCGGAGACAGGTAAGGGTACTGTTCTCGTCAAAGTTGCCGACTACCTCGGTCCGGAATACGTTGAGAAGCAGGTTCTCACCGACGAGCAGATAATTGAAGTCGCTAAGATTGGAGCCAAGATTGAAGAGCACTATCAGTATCCGCAGGACATCGAGTGGGCCTACGACAAGGACGACGGAAAGCTCTACATCGTCCAGAGCAGGCCAATAACAACCCTTAAGGAGGTGCCAAGCGAGAGCGAGGAGGTCGAGGAGACCGAGGAGATGGAGGTCATACTCAAGGGTCTTGGAGCCTCACCCGGTATCGGTGCCGGTAAGGTCGTCATCATCTTTGACGCCAGCGAGATTGACAAAGTCAAAGAGGGTGACGTTCTCGTAACCACAATGACTAACCCCGACATGGTTCCAGCAATGAAGAGAGCCAGTGCTATCGTTACCGATGAGGGTGGAAGAACGTGCCATGCCGCAATAGTTGGTAGAGAACTCGGAATCCCAACCGTTGTCGGAACCAAAGAGGCAACCAAGAAGCTCAAGGACGGCATGCTTGTTACTGTTGATGGAACCAGAGGTGTCGTCTACAAGGGCATAGTCAAGAGCCTCGTCAAGAAGGAGAAGGAAGAGAAGACCGAGGGCAAGGTCGTCGTCGCAGGCGCTCCGCTTATCACTGCCACCGAGGTCAAGGTCAACGTCTCAATGCCCGAGGTGGCTGAGAGGGCTGCAGCAACCGGTGCAGACGGCGTTGGACTTCTCAGGGCTGAGCACATGATACTCGGCATAGGCGCCCACCCGGTCAAGTTCATCAAGGAAGGTAAAGAGGAGGAGCTCGTCGAGAAGCTCGTTGAGGGCATCAGGAAGGTCGTCGAAGCCTTCTATCCGAGGCGCGTCTGGTACAGGACCCTCGATGCTCCGACCAACGAGTTCCGCGAGCTTCCGGGCGGAGAGGACGAGCCGGTCGAGAGGAACCCGATGCTTGGCTGGAGAGGCATCAGGCGCGGTCTCGACCAGCCGGAGCTTCTCAAGGCCGAGTTCAAGGCTATCAAGCGGCTCGTCGATGAGGGTTACGACAACATCGGCGTCATGCTCCCGCTTGTCAGCCACCCAGAGCAGATAAGGAAAGCTAAAGAGATAGCTCGCTCAGTCGGCCTCGAACCCCACAAAGACGTCGAGTGGGGTGTCATGATTGAGACTCCAGCTTCAGCTCTCATAATCGAAGACCTCATAAAAGAAGGCCTTGACTTCGTCAGCTTCGGCACCAACGACCTCACCCAGTACACCCTTGCCATCGATAGAGACAACGAGCGCGTCTTCAAGCTTTACGACGAGAAGCACCCGGCAGTACTCAAGCTCATCAAACACGTCATCAAGGTCTGCAAGAAGTACGGCGTCGAGACCAGCATCTGCGGCCAGGCCGGCAGCGACCCGAAGATGGTCAGGCTCCTCGTCAGGATGGGCATCGACAGCGTCTCAGCCAATCCAGACGCCGTCGAGCTCATCAGGAAGACCGTTTACCGCGAGGAGCAGAAAATCA
Coding sequences:
- a CDS encoding S8 family serine peptidase, whose translation is MNRKALGVLIALLMVASLVPLTVPALATSGSVPQSTTAAYAPSPKILKGGTSQSAVAPQEKINPVLLKAVKGEQPDLIKTIKGEQYVPAYFVATGEVQVPRGVKVFGYANIDGFYVYNIMVPVGERSDALLIKLASIPDVKTIDVVKPELVGSGSVETISAMELMQSFEKLAKQYPELQVKLNQISAHRKFISSLYGKKDKLPWELIDRKSLLNTKVPVLKSEASKTPRLEPDDMYVVKHNGAMNAWKKYDINGSGVKIAILDTGVDFGNPALMDAYAVDTNKDSPYYGWPIMYDPGSLFQYLAFGTAFPDALFNYGFMNEYANTSYLTGFYTILSAPYIVGYYNSTYNYSVVFSGMSLASIPNKSDRVKVLADILNWVASKSGGISRVLVVDDDGGQNNGGNYLDFEKYYYEALDALGIPYDRITIPAGEGLPNDTFSNYDLVIMFTGEDNESFIGNDTEVIASYLKKGGNLVLFSADYLYQTLSELEENQTALANFTVQYLHINATDSMPDIGIPTVLDLGTFNVSVRRFNRGIGMVYDYTGYGFNLPFLIPSLIDLADVPSPMNGTEVIGDGYMAIPVIAIPIGNSTYYLPIFGVRLPMDNNLNVPLKSGEVHLGFHPDLFLAFMNNFYLAPNVLTADPNEPGKYDEVYVSLTTDFGMFVDFNDDVGHGKDNPVVAWDLNGDGLPDISGGLVYYIADGQKPIPYSDIYYQRWHLADMGIPFKVPEAGSLVAFMIDYFGIPHGTGCASSAAARGDRVYYDGIKFSGIMYVPAQPGEEYPIYGTAPGAKIMAVPLLTTWTSSVDWMSAMFFATSGYDGIPDTGDEAQVVSNSYGNSYTITKGFNYDDRFLYYLTHYFAPHVAILYAAGNGGPGYGTVTDEGASPGVITVGAATDSGYRVPLGWDSGEVAFGDVIGWSDGGPNGLGQAKDDVLATGAYGAEADYVNYHLNGMYAQWLFSGTSMATPVAAGITALVYEAYYKAHGTWPTSDLVRDILKSSAENINTDVFRQGAGYLNATRAVELALGKNGILIQPTSWQPGKTDYPAFPNVMYPGESASKTFTLTNYGFIKKVTVEPMVFEKIGEQDFNVNVSNESSVWIDLTPYIPSDAELMKVTMYSTYFANPFVRVYFYDPTTGEMTRVNDDGKEGNIVSFTVHDPLKRANGRLVLLRVYPDENYPATIKVEFFKREPWKWVTVNGKQSFTTNFTGKLTFTATITLPKDTPYGIYEGAIYVKYGNHESTIPVSVVVASPSADFAFGGENRTSNGLYDNSYVYGVYDWGWRYETGDWRFFYFNSEHENGVIVTDLMWDQPGDINVHLLGPLVDSWSVSNASVFGPYTLEEIAQGCEGYAGGGFFEPCTETGSYFEEIVKAPASKGLHSIVLHNIFLYPLFGYPMKFAGHVGVAYTKPMEWKVFANTSTGTGEIAVHVPDFLGPIRTDKPFGYISETTPYLNIVAPPTGNSTYFNFTVPNDTMSIDITTESVFPPNILDVDFFLYYNNSGTLELVASATTWGTNEHIHVDNPMPGQYILEAYSWDNEAPGEATFSMYITEVVPTDRIGVYNVTYTGDGDYVIETYYNITNTTIPFKGFLVLGTIKRWPLMTVPVTILPAQAKTDIAVTTFTYTGDVELGGDLNITYAIKNLGEVDAPITVEFYRDGAEIPFLTYNIVLPANSTLVDSIPLPITDTELHEYMIKVTSPLDYNDSNNAGVFAVRPVTEQTIEEAKETGAEVVNALNGEVKILNITRNETNEGGVVNITFEGDHGTVATLYVSIPSRIHNYTVTATGADVLDYKVVEDDGTTKVLEVTVQLHSVGTIEVKYTYPVSVLRTTTMTLMMLNYMYYHNFVRYNETFSKLYQKALTAGIDNETLQKAEELYKMAIAEYREATTASGGAVVLNLGDPRVFIHLRKAYAYLKEAIDLLEGAGVS
- a CDS encoding glycosyltransferase family 39 protein → MQDKKALSIVVFGVALALSLVTFPPWDTLTYDGALYIDIARNLAKSPANFTYQGVYMMYRPPFYPYTLSLFFHFLHDPLNQLKVARLVSAIFFSLTAVLTFLLALELLKDGKKALMASAFFILNPLAFTMGTRELVHSEFTFFYTLAVYLLYTGKRKREGIRIYLAFLSAGLAILTRYTGLSIVGVFLLYLWLTEYWEWTKRREYWLGFGVLALTLAPWLYLGHLHYGGFLRPFEVASRVVTLDRPIDVSTYFKWLEKDLGRSFLVLVFFGLIRLRQDEEGWLILSWFSVGLLGILTVTHKETRFITFLSPVMAILAFKGVELMIEATEKALPTRINPKEWKKPAVLALSLLLLIPVGLNAVHLKERWNAVGQYDSRVLRYSSEHYTGSELLVSPYLYTMAGFYYPGAHVEMILKKKSVEEKIAKAEYDVIIHKDPNTYLNILTSGNYVLVKEFYGGKFKVFVAKRLL
- the ppsA gene encoding phosphoenolpyruvate synthase, which translates into the protein MSEYRFIKWFEELSKKDVPLVGGKGANLGELTNAGIPVPPGFCVTAEAYKYFVENVKLNKGDIERIMGEKAKSGVLTEVLEEASDEPRPLQDWIMDIVSRTNVDDSRELLDNTAVIRELIESIPMPEEIKTEVLDAYHKLSQRFGKEAVYVAVRSSATAEDLPEASFAGQQETYLDVYGDDDVIDKVKKCWASLWTARATFYRAKQGFDHRKVYLSAVVQKMVNSETSGVMFTANPVTNDRNEIMINAAWGLGEAVVSGAVTPDEYIVEKGTWKIKEKYIAKKEVMYIRNPETGKGTVLVKVADYLGPEYVEKQVLTDEQIIEVAKIGAKIEEHYQYPQDIEWAYDKDDGKLYIVQSRPITTLKEVPSESEEVEETEEMEVILKGLGASPGIGAGKVVIIFDASEIDKVKEGDVLVTTMTNPDMVPAMKRASAIVTDEGGRTCHAAIVGRELGIPTVVGTKEATKKLKDGMLVTVDGTRGVVYKGIVKSLVKKEKEEKTEGKVVVAGAPLITATEVKVNVSMPEVAERAAATGADGVGLLRAEHMILGIGAHPVKFIKEGKEEELVEKLVEGIRKVVEAFYPRRVWYRTLDAPTNEFRELPGGEDEPVERNPMLGWRGIRRGLDQPELLKAEFKAIKRLVDEGYDNIGVMLPLVSHPEQIRKAKEIARSVGLEPHKDVEWGVMIETPASALIIEDLIKEGLDFVSFGTNDLTQYTLAIDRDNERVFKLYDEKHPAVLKLIKHVIKVCKKYGVETSICGQAGSDPKMVRLLVRMGIDSVSANPDAVELIRKTVYREEQKIKLEAARKRLFEEEDELDF